GTTTCCGCTCGCGCCACAACCGCCGCATCCGAAAGCCGGATCATTTGAAACCGTCGTAGCGAGGTCACCTTCCGCATATTCGCCACGAATGTTCGGATCACGATTTCGTCACCCAATCGCGCCGACGACAGGTATTCAATGTGATGCGAACGAACGACCCATCCATGCCCCAGCGATTGATACGCTTCGACGGGCCAGCCCTGCGCCGCAGAATGTGCGAGCGCCGCGGACTGCATCCAGTGGAGATACGAAATATTGTTGGCGTGCCCCAAATCGTCCAGATCGCGTTCGACGACGACATGCTTCCATTCAAAGATTGCAGGCATCAGCACGGGTTCTCCTACAGGGGGCAATCGGCATCGCCGCAGATCCGAACAGCAGATCCAACCCGATTGGCATTTCATGCCGCCGTCTTCGCAGTGTTCGAGCCATTCGTCAAGAGATCGGCGCGACCATCGCGTCCGTGAACCGAGGGCGCTCCGACCATCGCATCAATACTGACGCGACGAAATTGCGACCGATTCGTCTTGAAAGAGACAACATCGTGACCGAATTTTTCCTTGTTTTTTGTGCCACTGGCGATGCCAGTTCCAGTCGAACCAGGAATGAGGAACACTGTGGGGTGGGAATCGAACCTCCATCGCGTTTCAGAAAAAATACGTGATCGGAAGGTCTATCGACGACCTTCATTGTCATGCTACGGATTGATGCGGATCGGGCACTGGCATCGCGAGCGGCACACAAAAACCGGCCAAAAAACCTACACAACTCTGCCTGAACGCGAGACCAAAACATCGCTGCAACCCGCACCGGCGGTGCACTTTCGCAAGCTTGGCCGATCCAAATGAACGGACAAGTCTACGTAGTAAGATTCACGTGCGAGATCGGAATGACGCAACCAAAATCCGCTGCCCCAACGGCTTGAGCGGAAACCGACTGCGCCCCGCCGCAAGATCGGGTCGATCCAACGAACAAGGGAGTCATTGTGGGGCACCAGCGGCCCGCAAAGGTGCCTGACGTCGATGCAAGGGATTGCACGCCGATAGACCGCAAAGGAAATTGACGAAGGCGCGCGATCCATGAGAGCATTTTTCACGATTTCATTGTCTGTGCCGATTCTCATCGGCGGCTGCGTCACGTCCGTCAGGTACCAGCAGTCCAGGTCTGTCCAGCATCGGAGTCAGGAATACGCACCGATGCCTGAGTTCGACAATGCGCCGCTTCAGGGAACCGAAGACCCAGCCCCCGACCCTAACGAAATTCAACTCGATCCGGTGCCGCCACAACCTTCGGCCGCCTCAAACCGCCTGCTGCCGATGTGGCGCGCCAGGACGGTGTCCGCGACGCGATCAAGAAACCAAGCGGAAAAAAATCTGTTCGATTGAGGTCCGCCGCGACATTTGTCGCCTCCTAACGGCACGAGCCGTGCAAATCGATCATTTGCACGGCTCGTTTGGCGTTGGCAGAACTTATCTTATTAACACTGTGATCAGTTGACCTGAAGATTGAGGGATGACAGGCCCCTAGTCTTTCAGCGCGATCTTTTTCGGCTGAGCTTCCGGTCGCTTCGACAACACGATCTGCAGCACGCCGTCTGTCAGATGAGCATCGATATTGTCAGCATCCACATCCTTTGGCAGAGCGACCGTACGCCCGAACGTGCCATAGTTTCGTTCGTTCGCCCAGTAGGTTCGATCACCTTCCGGCGTCTTTCGCTCACCTGTGATTCGCAAGACCCCATCGTGAACAGTCAGGTCAACGGTGTCCTTTGCAACACCGGGAACATCGAGTTCCAAATACACCTTGTCGGCATCCTCCCACATGGCGATCGGAGCACGCCAGCCGTAATTCGAGCTGTTCTCCGTAGCATCATGCAGGACTCGACCAAACAGGTTTTCCATCTCGCGCTGGACGGTCGTGAGGGCGTCGGTGGTGGGCAGATTAAATCGGCGAGTTCGTACAAACATTCTATCCCTCCAATCATGCGGGATCTCATCCCGAGATTTAACAGTGAATCATGTTGTGACAGAACCCGGCCGGGTCTGCATTCCTCATAGGCAAGTCGCATACCATTTCCGATTTCGACTGCCGGAATCCATCTGCAGATTCGCTCTAAGTGCCTGACAATTCCTCTGTTTCACTGCGCAGCATTCGCAGTGAAATCCAGAAGACATCTTGCGAAACGAAGAGGCCCGGCTGCCGTTTTGCCAAAGTGACAGTATGCGATTTTGAAGCCAGTGACCGACGCGCGTCGACACCGCCAAAATGGCACTTACGCCTCGGCGATTTCAGAAAAATGCGGACAGAGGCCTCGTACCAGCCTTAAAAGCGAAACTTCTTTGTGCGGTACTGGAGGATCGCCTTGGGCCTTCAACATGAAACACCATCGCTGGAATCCCGAATTTTCTCACATCTTCGTTTCTTGATGGGTAGAAACGGCTTGGCAGGTCAGCCATGATAGACAGGTGGCCGAAATTCCACGGGAAGAACGCTTATGCGCAATCGAACGCGATGTCCGTCGATCCTGATCTGGGTGATTGGAATCCTGTGGGCCACGGTTGCTGCCGCCGGGTCACCGCCAGAGCGACCCGACTACAGCCGCGACATCAAGCCGTTCCTTAAGGCCCGTTGTTACGCCTGCCATGGTTCACTGAAACAAGAAGGCGGACTCAGACTGGATACGGGCGCTGCAATTCGCCAGGGAGGCGATTCGGGGGCTGTCGTGACTCCAGGCCAAGCCGCGGGCAGACTTCTTGAGCGTGTGACATCGAACGATTCGTCCACAAGAATGCCGCCTGAAGGCGAATCGCTGACTCCTCAACAGATCGCGACACTCGCGGAATGGATTCGCGCCGGCGCCACGTCACCCGAGAACGAAGAGCCTCAGCCGGATCCTCGCCGTCACTGGTCTTTTCAACCGCCACAGCGCCCCAACGTCCCGACGGTCGAAGATCAGGACTGGCCCTTCTCACCACTCGACGCTTTCGTGGCTCAGGTTCGCGAATCACGAAACCTTCACCCACAGCCGATGGCGTCCAAACATCTGCTGTTTCGGCGCATATCGCTCGATTTGATCGGGTTGCCTCCCGCGCGCGATGAACTTCAGTCATTCATGGCCGACGACAGCCCCGACGCCCTTGAAAAGGCCGTTGATCGTCTGCTTGCATCACCACAGTACGGCGAACGCTGGGGTCGCCATTGGATGGACGTTTGGCGGTACAGCGACTGGTTTGGCCGACGATACGTCCCAGATGTCTGGAACAGTGCACCACAAATCTGGCGGTGGCGCGATTGGATCGTCTCCTCGCTGAACAGCGACAAGGGCTACGGCCAGATGGTTGCAGAGATGCTCGCGGGCGATGAAATCGCGCCAGAAGACGATGAAGCGGGTTATGCCACGGGTTACCTTATCCGCAATTGGTACGCGCTCAATCCCAACGACTGGATGCGCAGTAACGTCGAACACGCCGGTAAGGCATTTCTGGGGCTCACGTTCAATTGCGCACACTGTCACGACCACAAGTATGATCCGATCACTCAGCTTGATTACTTTCGTCTTCGCGCGTTTTTCGAGCCAATTTCCATTCGTCAGGATCGCGTCCCTGGTGAACCTGACCCCGGTCCCTTTGCCGAGTATCAATATGGAATTTTACGCAAAATTGTGCGACAGGGTTCGGTACGAATCTTCGACAAAACGGCCGATGCCGCCACCTGGTTCTACACGGGCGGAGATGAGCGAAATCGCGTGACCGAACGCGGCTCGATCGCAGCTGGCATTCCCACATTTCTGGCACCCGACGGACTGAACTTCGCTTCCGTGAAATTGCCACCGCGCGCCTGGTATCCCGGACTTCGACCCGGAATCCAGACGACGGTTCTGGCCGATCTTCAATCCGCATTGAGCACCACCGAATCACAGATTCCCGCCATCCGCGAGTCCGTTCGATCGGCCCTTCCTGAACTTCAGGCCAAACTTGCGGAAGCCGAGGCGGAACTGACTGAGGCGGTGCAGCGAGCGACAGCGTCCGGTCGTCCGCTATCGCTCGCGGGGCGACAATCTTTATGGCTGGATGCCACCGCAGGCCGCCGCATCGTGCAGCGTTCGTTTCCCGGCGTCAAAGCGTTCGACGACGGACTCACGATTCGTTTTCAACTGCAAATTGTGAGCGACGCTCATCTGAATTTTCAGCTTGCGAAAGACATTTCCAAAGGGATGACCGCAGGTTTGGTGGCGTTCGACCACGGTCGCATCCTGTCCTATCAACCCGGCACGTTTCAGGAATTCGAAGTCGGCCGTTACGACACGAATGCCGCAGTGAAACGCTTCGAGATCACCCTCGTCTGTCAGGCAACAGACGATGTCTGCCAGCTCTCAATTCGATCAACAGTCGACAACAATCTGATCGTTGTCAATCAGCCCGTCGCCAGGAACGGCTGGAATCCCGTCAGCGAGACATCCAAAGAGATTCTGTTCGATGCACGTACTGGTTGCGTCGTCGCGATCGATGACATCGAACTGATTGCTCCACGTCAGCCCGAACCGGCGTCGGAACTCGCTACCGCGCGGCTGTCCTATTTTGATTTCGAAGCCCCACGGTATCGAGATGGACGCGACATTGTGGGAATTGATGGCTGGCTCGGTTCGTCGTTCAGCCAGTCTGGAGCCATCTCTCAGGTTTCTTCAACCGCCGGTGCTCCAGAACTGAAGCCGTTCGTTGAAAAACGGGATGCGGCACGGGCGGCGGTCAGCATTCATGAAATGAAGCTTCGGCAGATCGAGACCAAACAAGCGACGCTGGTCGCCGAGATTGCCAGTGTCCAGGCAAGAATCCAGGCCGACCGGGCAAAGTATGGTGAACTGAGCGGCGTCAGCCTGCCCGAGTTGACACAAGATGCCAGTCGACGTGCGCACGAAGCAGCCGTACTTGCAGCCGAAGCCGAAGTCCTGGCCAAAGATCAACTGCTCGCGACGGCGACACTGAAACCGAAAGAGGATGCCAATCGATGGAAGGAAATCGATACCGCGCAAAAGGAGTTTGCCGCCGCGTACGAATCGCTCGAGAAATCACGTGCGGCCCTTGCCGACCCAAATTTGGAACAAGTCTATCCGCCGCTCAGTCCCACCTACCCCGAATCCAGCACCGGCCGACGGCGGGCCCTAGTCGAATGGCTTACACGATGCGACAACCCACTCACCGCACGCGTTGCCACAAATCACATTTGGCTGCGACACTTTCAGTCACCCATCGTGGCAACGGTCTACGATTTCGGTGTCAACGGAGCCTCCCCAACTCATCCCGCACTCCTCGACTGGCTTTCGGTCGAACTCATGGAACGGGACTGGAGTATGAAGCATCTGCATCGAATGATCGTCACCAGCCATACCTACGCAATGTCGTCCCAATCCACGAATAACTCCGGACGGGAACTCGATCCCGAAAATCACTTGATCTGGAGGATGACCCCAGGACGCATGGAATCCGAGGTGATTCGCGACAGTCTGCTCGCCGTGGCGAATCGGTTGGATTGCAAAATGGGCGGTCAGGAACTTGAGAACGCTCAGGCCATGACGACCTTCCGCCGATCGGTTTACTATTGCTGTCAGCCGGAAATTGATGGCAAAAGCGCGTTCGGCGCGTTGTTCGACGCCCCGGAACCGGCGGACTGCTATCGCCGCACGCGCAGTATCATCCCTCAACAAGCGCTTGCACTCACAAATAACGAACTGATCCACGAACTCAGCGGAGCACTGGCCGCATCGATCTGGCAGACGATTTCCATCGAACAGCAAACGACACCCCAAGCGTTTGTCGTCGCGGCCCACGAACAGATTTTGACGCGTCCACCAACCGATCCCGAGTTGCGCCTTTGCAGCGAATTTTTGGCAACATCCACGTCCGATGCCGATGACCCGGCCCGCAAGCGAGAAAGCCTAATTCGGGCCTTACTGAATCACAACGACTTTGTCTCGATCCGCTGAAGAGGTGCCGGATGCCCCCGCGAAAACCGTTGACTCACGATCCATGCCAATGCCACGCACGGCGCACATTTCTGGCCGATCTTGGAATGGGCTTCACCGGTCTCGCATTGGGGGCAATGCTCTCCGCCGACGGCATCACAGCCGCTGCTGACGCCCCCTCTGCAGCTCCACATGAAGACACTTCGTACGAGATACCGACGGGACAACCGCACTTCGTTCCACGAACGAAATCAGTCATCTGGATCTTTCTTTCGGGCGGATATAGCCACGTCGAAACGTTCGACCCCAAACCCGCACTGAATCAATATGCCGGAATGACCTTCGACAAGACGCCGTTCGAAAATCCGGTCAATTCTCCGCTTCAGAAGAAACGGTTTCGCTCGGTCCTTGCGGAAGAAATTAACATCCGCGACGTCTACCCCACGATTTTCCCCATGCAGGTCGGCTGGAAGAAACATGGCGAAAGCGGCATCGAAGTCACCGACTGGTGGCCACACTTGGCGGAGTGTGTGGACGACCTCTGCTTCATTCGCAACATGTGGACGACGGACAACGATCATGCGGCCGAGAATCAGATCCACACAGGCCGGCATCGGCTGGACGAACCGCAGCCCAGTGTCGGCTCGTGGGTCAATTATGGCTTGGGCTCGATGAACGACAACCTGCCCAAATTCGTCGTTCTGGGGGGCCCCACCCGATCCGACACACGACAATCGATCGACTCTTACTATTTGGGCTCGCAGTATGCAGGTATCCCGCTGACGCTCGATCCGAAAGAGCCATTGCCGTTTGGTCGACGTGTCGCAAATCAGACCGCGACAGAGCAACTTCGCGAATTCCAATTGATCAATCGGCTGAACGAACTCTCGGCCGTTGAATACCCCGACGATCAGGATCTGCGTGCACGCATTCGCGCCTACGAAATGGCGTTCAAGATGCAGACGGCCGTACCGGAAGCCATCGATTTCACCTCCGAATCTGAAGCCACGACGAAGCTTTACGGACTCGACAACGAAACGACAAAAGCCGCGGGCGAAAAATTGCTGGCCGCGCGCAAGCTGGTCGAACGGGGCGTCCGGTTTGTACAAGTATTTCCCTCGCCCTACGGCGTCTGGGACTCACATCAGAAGCTCAAAGACAACCATACCCGGCTTTGCGGTACGGTCGACAAACCCGTCGCCGGATTGATTCAAGATCTCAAGCAACGCGGCCTGATGGAAGATGTCACCGTCGTTTTCTGTACCGAGTTCGGACGCACTCCCGGCTTAGAATTGCGGGCCGGAGGGAAAGATGGCCGCGACCACCATCCGAACGGCTTCACCGTCTGGATGGCCGGCGCGGGAATCAAACGGGGCCACATCCACGGCGCCACTGACGAACTAGGCTACCATGCTTTGGGCGAGGGACACTATGTCACGGACTTGCATGCAACGGTGCTGCATTTGCTCGGAATGGACAATCGTCGCCTCGAAATCCCCGGCCGAAAACGGCTGGAGATCGACCACGGACGCGTCATCGACGAGATCCTCACTCATCCTATCGTTTAGATTTGCCCTCGTTGAGATTTGCCCTCGTTGAAATTTGAAGGTGTCGTTTGACGCAACCAAACAGGCACCAGACTCACCCTTTGATCGGATTCTCCCGCCGTACCCTTCACGTCCTCATTGGTCAGAAATTCTTCTTCAAGATGAAGAGTTTCACCACTGAGGGCACAACGAGTACCGAGAAGTCGGGTAAGATGACAGGTTCTAATAAGCCAGTCGCTGAGTGACCAAGCAGGAATGACGGAGTAGTGACTTTGAACAACGAAAACTCTCTTCCTTTTTCGCGTCGGCAGATGCTTCAACGTGTTGGCCTTGGCTTCGGCGGCTTGGCGTTGGCCGACCTGTTGCGATCCTCGCAGTCCGCTCAGGCCGCGGGTGGCGCACTCGCGATGCCCCACCATGCTCCGACCGCCAAACGAGTCATCTATCTTTTTCAGAGCGGCGGGCCATCACAGCTTGAAACATTCGACTACAAGCCATTACTCAATGAGATGCAGGGTCAGCCGTTGCCCGATTCGGTTCGCAAGGGACAGCGTTTGACGGGAATGTCCGGCAACCAGGCCTCGTTGCCCCTCGCCGGATCGATGTTCAAATTTCATCAGCACGGTCGCTCTGGTGCTTGGATCAGCGAACTGCTGCCCCATACTGCCAACGTCGCCGACGACTTGGCGATCATTCGTTCGATGACGACCGAAGCGATCAACCACGATCCCGCGATTACGTTTTTGCAAACCGGCAATCAATTGTCTGGTCGTCCGAGTATCGGCGCCTGGCTCTCGTATGGACTTGGAAGCGATAACGAAAACCTGCCCGCATTCGTCGTGTTGATCACAAAAGGAAAGGGGGATCAACCGCTGTATTCGCGTTTGTGGGGAACCGGTTTTCTGCCGTCCAAGTATCAGGGAGTCCAGTTTCGCTCGGGAAAAGAACCGGTGTTGTATCTCAACAATCCGCCGGGCATCGACAGTCAGAGCCGACGGAATATGCTCGATCGATTGCGTGAGCTGCACGAACTGGAATTGGAGGCGACAGGCGACCACGAACTGAATACGCGCATCGCTCAGTACGAGATGGCATTTCGGATGCAGTCGAGCGTTCCCGAGGTAACGGATCTTTCGTCAGAACCGGAGCACATTTTCGATCTCTACGGCCCTGACTCGAAACAGCCGGGAACATTCGCTGCCAACTGTTTGCTCGCACGCCGTCTGGCGGAAAAGGGGGTAAAGTTCATTCAACTCTACCATCAGGGATGGGACCAGCACGGTGGACTACCCAATGGCATCAAAAATCAATGTCGCGAGACCGACCAACCCGCCGCCGCCCTGCTGGCCGACTTGAAACAGCGCGGCATGCTGAACGACACACTCGTCATCTGGGGCGGTGAATTCGGTCGTACGAACTACTCGCAGGGAAAATTGACCGCCACCGACTACGGCCGCGATCATCACCCGCGTTGCTTTAGCATGTGGATGGCGGGAGGAGGCGTGAAGGGAGGACTTGTTCATGGCGAAACGTGCCCATTTGGATACAACGTCGTCGAAAACGAAGTTCGGGTTCGCGACTTCCACGCCACCCTGTTGCACCTGTTGGGAATCGACCACGAGCGTCTGACCCACAAATTCCAAGGTCTTGATGCCCGTTTGACCGGGGTCGAAGAAGCGCAAGTTATCCATGAAATCATCGCTTGAAACCACCTAAAGAACACCGCAATCCCTTTTAAAATAATGAGTTACGAATCAACGACACCATTTCGTCATCGACAACCCTCGGACAAATTCCGTCGCGGTTGGTGTCTGTCGGGATCGATCAGGGTTGCGGACAAAGGCGGCATCTGTAGAATCTGCAGTTTCCAGCGTTGAATTCTGATCCCGCCGGGCAGTCACTGTGATTGTCGACCGTCCGCAGTGGGCGATTTTGACTTTAAGATTCGTGAAAGAACCGTAGTCATGCCTTTGTCTCGCAGTACCCTCGAACGACAGTTGCAAGCCGCAAACGCCGACTTGGCGACCTTCGCCAAGACTCTGCAGGAAAAAGGTTTTACGGAAGCCCAATTCAAGCGCAACACTAAGTGGCGATCCTTGAACGCCGAGATCCGCACCGTCCGCCGCCGCCTGGCAGCGGTCGCCGGAACCGAAGCGAACAACGCCGCTGTCGAACAACACAAAGCAGAACGCGCCGCAGCCGCCACGGCCGAGTAGTCTGCAGCGACTTCGCGACGGCTCAGCCTTATGCTTTGCAGCAAGTGGATCGCGAAATGCAATGTCGTGCCGAAAAACAGCCTAACCGAAGGGTTAGCAGAACAATCGGTGCACGACACTGAAAATCGTGAAAAGGCTTTTCTCGCAACAACGGGAAGAGCCTTTTCCATTGGCATTCTTGATTTTCACTGCCATTAAAATGATCCACGTCGCGATCGAATGCCAGACCTCCACTCGCAATCGACACCCTGCCTTAGCGGGTTTCATAGAACCCTCAAATGGACGTGTCGCCGACTCCGTCGAGCTCACCCCGCTCGAATGGGTCAGCCTTCTTGGGCAGCCAGTCCCGCCCCGCACGAGTCATTTCCGGCTCGCATCCGTGCCCAAAACCGCCAATTTCTTCCAGCGGTTTGCGAGAGCTCCACAGATGATGAGCTGAAGCGGGTGGTAGATCATGATCGGAAGCAAGATCAGCCCCAGGCTTGGACTTGCCCCAAACATCAATTGCGCCATGGGAACACCCGTTGCCATCGACTTTTTCGATCCGCAGAAAAGTGCGGCGATTCGATCGGGGCGTGAGAAGCTGAGCAGGTCGCAGATGATTCCGATCGAGAATAGGAGGGCGTAAAACAGCAGAAGCGACACGACGAAACTGAACGTCACAGCAAACAGCCCGTGCTTCGTCCAGACGCCAAATTGCATGGAATCACAGAATGAGGTGTAGACAAGCATCAGAATCGTCAGCCGATCTACCGTGCTGATTAACGGCTTGTTCCGCTTCGCCCAGCCAGCTGTGAGCGGCCGTGAAAGTTGGCCGACGACGAGCGGCAGCACCAGCCAGATGAGCAAATCCAGAAAAACGCTTTGAAACGCGAACTCGGTACTCGCATCGACGACGATCAGCTTCATCCAAAGGGGTGTGAGCAGGATTCCCAAGAGACTCGAAAGCGTTGCATTGAACACGGCGGCGGGAACATTGCCGCCCGCGGCTGCGGTCAGTGCGACAGACGATGAGACGGTCGATGGAAGAGCGCAGAGGTAAAACAGCCCAAGTCGCAGATCATCTGTCAGCCACCCCTTCGAAAGCGCGTAGACCGCTAGACCAAGGATCGGAAAGAGCAAGAAAACGCTCAGCTGCACGACCAGGTGTAATCGGTAGTTCATCGCCCCTTGTCGCATGGCAGAAAAAGACAATGACATTCCATGAAGGAAAAAAATCAGCGACACGCCGCCTTTGGTCAACAGTTCAGGATGAAGCCACCCTCCCTGAGCGCCGGGTTCTGGAAACAGCCAGGCCACGCCAATCGCGAGAAACATCCCGATTAAGAACCACTCTCGCTGAATCAATTTCAGAAACATTGTGCATTCGGTCTCACGCAGTGCGTCATGCGAGCCCTTCACGCGGCCCCCAATGACCACGGCAGAAATCGCAAGTACACGAAGTCTATTTAAGACAGACGGCCTGCCAAGGCAAACCTGCACGGATTCCGGCCACAAGCATTCAGACGTGGAACCGGCAAGAGTTCGAAGTCAGGGCCAAAACGCAAGTTCATCCCTGTCCGTGTCTGAAACACGGATCGATTGCGATTGCTGCCCTCCACCAGGGCGACGTTAGGTTTGAGAACTGTGCGTGGGCTGATATTGGCCTGTGGAACAATCACCCTAGATTTCGGTTTGTCTCCAAGCCAACGCGGCTTTGGGGGCCTTTCCGTGCGCGTCGGCGATCTCCGTGGTCAAACCACGAAAAATCAGGAAAAGGTTTTGCGGATAAGGTGGGTTTGCCCTTCTCAAGACCTTTGCTAGAATCCGTCCCGCATCCCCCCAACGCCCAAATTGGGGAGGCGCGTCTTCGACACATCGCAGTCACAATCTGTGAGTGTTAAACCTGTCTGATTTGGACGGGATTCGGTGGTGGTGTCAACAACTCACCACAGCAGTCAGCGAAACGCAGGAAACCCTGCAATTTAGATCAACGGAGAGGTGGCAGAGCGGCCGATTGTGCAGCACTGGAAATGCTGTGTCCGGGAAACTGGACCGAGGGTTCGAATCCCTCCCTCTCCGCTCGTTTTCGCAGCCTGTGAAACAAGACCCTTGTTTTGCAGGCTTTTTTTTGCGTGTTGAGCCACCGTCAATGATTCCATTGGTGAGGTTTTTGATGGGCAATATCCCGGCTGGAACATGCGAAGACGCATTGATGTCGGGGCATGTACTTGTCCGTATTGTCACGACGTTGAATCACTGCCTCGACACAAAACTGGCTGCGATTTGATCGGCTGTACGCTGGCGACCAGCATTCGAGGCACGCCCGATCGTTGCATGAGATGCAAAGAGGGCTCGCCGCGCAGTCTGACGGCTGTGGAATGAAATCAATGCTCGATCGTCGCTTGAGGACGACTCGCCTTGAGTTCCGTTACGCCCGCTTCTGTGAACCCCGTTTGGCGGAGGTCGATATGGACCAGATTCTGATACCGTTTTAGTGTGTTGACACTGTCATCCGTGACTCTGGTACCACGCAAGACGAGACCAACCAAGTTGTTGAGATGCCGCAGCTCAAGAAGACCCGCATCCGTAATTTGAGAATCACCAAGCTGCAATATCCGCAGTTTCCTCAACTGCCCAACGTTCCTTAGGCCCCCATCCGTGATTCGCGTTGAATTCAAACACAGTTCCGACAGATTCTGAAATCGACCGAGTGTGACCAGTCCCGTGTCCGTGATCGCACATTTGTAAAGCCCCAGGAATTGCACCTCTTTAAGGTCCTGCAACGCGAGTAGCCCAAAATCCGTGACCTGCGTGTCGTGAAGCATCAGACTCGTTAAAGGCAATTTTTTTATTTCGTCGAGCCCCACGTCGCCGATCCGGGTCCTACTGAGATCAAGAATTGAAAGCTGCTTCAGATTTCTCAGTGCCTTTAGTCCGCGGTCTGTAATTCGGGTCGAGGGCAACTGTAGCTGGATCAATTTCTGCAATCGCCCGACGGTCAACAACGCGCCATCGGTAATCGACGTTCCACCAAGATCAAGCGACTCCAGATGCCGAAGCGACATCAACGACTCGATATCGCCGTCACCAAATTGCGGCTTGTTGTGCAGCGAGATCCGAATGACTCTCCCGTCACTCCGTTCAATCTCGCCGCCGAAACCTGCGAGCCGGCGTACCGACTCCAAATCGGAGAGGATTCGAAGTTGTGGCAGAAACGACTGAAATTGCTTAAGCCCCTCGTCCGTAACGGACGTCGCACTAATTGTCAGCTCAGTCAACGACCTTAGGTCAACAAGCTCCATCAACCCTTCGTCCGTGATGGAACGGCCATCGACAACAAGTCTTCTGAGGAATTTCAATTGCCCAAGTTCCCTCAACCCGTCCTCGGTGATCACGATTGCACTGACATCGAGACTCGTCAGGTTCGGCAAGGACTTCAGAAGATGAAGATGCTTTTCGTTGAATCGCGGCCCCTCATTGAACGAGACCCTCACAGTCGCTCGATCGCTGGATCGCTCGACGATCCCGCCAAGGCGTTCAAGCTTTTCTATGGCTGCGGACATCGCATGATTATCTTGAGCGCAGGCAGCGCCGCATGCCGCTGCGATCACCAAACAACAACTCAGGTTCCAACCCAACATGCTTTGGCCCATTCAGTGACGATCGATGACGCCCTTCAACTGACCGAAATGCGTATCACCACATCCATAGACATTATGTCACTATTCGCAACAATTTCCTAGCTGCGATTTCTCACGGTTGTCACCAAAACGGAAAAATGGGTGGGAAGCCAATGCGTTTCCCACCCATTTTTTGTTTCAGCCCGCCTGCATTTCCTTTGATCCGCTCCAGATACGTTTTATCGGCGTCCCTCGCAATTCGTCGGCGGATTTTGTTATGACAATTCATTGACGCAGCCAGCCTCCACAGGCGAGCCGATTACAGAGGGAGAACTCTCGATCTTGGAGGTCATTTGGATCCAAAAATCTCCAACGAGTCGCG
This genomic interval from Schlesneria paludicola DSM 18645 contains the following:
- a CDS encoding acyl-CoA thioesterase, whose amino-acid sequence is MPAIFEWKHVVVERDLDDLGHANNISYLHWMQSAALAHSAAQGWPVEAYQSLGHGWVVRSHHIEYLSSARLGDEIVIRTFVANMRKVTSLRRFQMIRLSDAAVVARAETDWAFIEYATGTPKRIPAEVISAFEIVAEAA
- a CDS encoding Hsp20/alpha crystallin family protein, giving the protein MFVRTRRFNLPTTDALTTVQREMENLFGRVLHDATENSSNYGWRAPIAMWEDADKVYLELDVPGVAKDTVDLTVHDGVLRITGERKTPEGDRTYWANERNYGTFGRTVALPKDVDADNIDAHLTDGVLQIVLSKRPEAQPKKIALKD
- a CDS encoding PSD1 and planctomycete cytochrome C domain-containing protein produces the protein MRNRTRCPSILIWVIGILWATVAAAGSPPERPDYSRDIKPFLKARCYACHGSLKQEGGLRLDTGAAIRQGGDSGAVVTPGQAAGRLLERVTSNDSSTRMPPEGESLTPQQIATLAEWIRAGATSPENEEPQPDPRRHWSFQPPQRPNVPTVEDQDWPFSPLDAFVAQVRESRNLHPQPMASKHLLFRRISLDLIGLPPARDELQSFMADDSPDALEKAVDRLLASPQYGERWGRHWMDVWRYSDWFGRRYVPDVWNSAPQIWRWRDWIVSSLNSDKGYGQMVAEMLAGDEIAPEDDEAGYATGYLIRNWYALNPNDWMRSNVEHAGKAFLGLTFNCAHCHDHKYDPITQLDYFRLRAFFEPISIRQDRVPGEPDPGPFAEYQYGILRKIVRQGSVRIFDKTADAATWFYTGGDERNRVTERGSIAAGIPTFLAPDGLNFASVKLPPRAWYPGLRPGIQTTVLADLQSALSTTESQIPAIRESVRSALPELQAKLAEAEAELTEAVQRATASGRPLSLAGRQSLWLDATAGRRIVQRSFPGVKAFDDGLTIRFQLQIVSDAHLNFQLAKDISKGMTAGLVAFDHGRILSYQPGTFQEFEVGRYDTNAAVKRFEITLVCQATDDVCQLSIRSTVDNNLIVVNQPVARNGWNPVSETSKEILFDARTGCVVAIDDIELIAPRQPEPASELATARLSYFDFEAPRYRDGRDIVGIDGWLGSSFSQSGAISQVSSTAGAPELKPFVEKRDAARAAVSIHEMKLRQIETKQATLVAEIASVQARIQADRAKYGELSGVSLPELTQDASRRAHEAAVLAAEAEVLAKDQLLATATLKPKEDANRWKEIDTAQKEFAAAYESLEKSRAALADPNLEQVYPPLSPTYPESSTGRRRALVEWLTRCDNPLTARVATNHIWLRHFQSPIVATVYDFGVNGASPTHPALLDWLSVELMERDWSMKHLHRMIVTSHTYAMSSQSTNNSGRELDPENHLIWRMTPGRMESEVIRDSLLAVANRLDCKMGGQELENAQAMTTFRRSVYYCCQPEIDGKSAFGALFDAPEPADCYRRTRSIIPQQALALTNNELIHELSGALAASIWQTISIEQQTTPQAFVVAAHEQILTRPPTDPELRLCSEFLATSTSDADDPARKRESLIRALLNHNDFVSIR
- a CDS encoding DUF1501 domain-containing protein gives rise to the protein MPPRKPLTHDPCQCHARRTFLADLGMGFTGLALGAMLSADGITAAADAPSAAPHEDTSYEIPTGQPHFVPRTKSVIWIFLSGGYSHVETFDPKPALNQYAGMTFDKTPFENPVNSPLQKKRFRSVLAEEINIRDVYPTIFPMQVGWKKHGESGIEVTDWWPHLAECVDDLCFIRNMWTTDNDHAAENQIHTGRHRLDEPQPSVGSWVNYGLGSMNDNLPKFVVLGGPTRSDTRQSIDSYYLGSQYAGIPLTLDPKEPLPFGRRVANQTATEQLREFQLINRLNELSAVEYPDDQDLRARIRAYEMAFKMQTAVPEAIDFTSESEATTKLYGLDNETTKAAGEKLLAARKLVERGVRFVQVFPSPYGVWDSHQKLKDNHTRLCGTVDKPVAGLIQDLKQRGLMEDVTVVFCTEFGRTPGLELRAGGKDGRDHHPNGFTVWMAGAGIKRGHIHGATDELGYHALGEGHYVTDLHATVLHLLGMDNRRLEIPGRKRLEIDHGRVIDEILTHPIV